A region from the Fusarium musae strain F31 chromosome 1, whole genome shotgun sequence genome encodes:
- a CDS encoding hypothetical protein (EggNog:ENOG41) has product MTAAWRAAGLTYNRYLAIAARVVRRSLKEDKRIAAERRGEMDLRFSKWQNGKQGEPKNLATANAAIAAENAS; this is encoded by the exons ATGACTGCTGCGTGGAGAGCCGCTGGTCTTAC CTACAACCGCTACCTGGCCATCGCCGCCCGCGTTGTCCGCCGAAGCTTGAAGGAGGACAAGAGAATCGCTGCTGAGCGCCGAGGCGAGATGGATTTGCGATTCTCCAAGTGGCAG AACGGTAAGCAGGGTGAGCCCAAGAACCTCGCCACTGCCAACGCCGCCATTGCCGCCGAGAACGCTTCTTAA
- a CDS encoding hypothetical protein (EggNog:ENOG41), whose product MLSFTDQPDFDYAAFLQADDITFGEGAQTQQQVPSDSSDKATPPSTTSGSSSELIARPSAQKQRLERRGHTKSRRGCYNCKRRRIKETRPACGHCTKTGLKCEYPSMPQITHQPHHQIPLFSLQDMRFFQHFLTQCYPHHPLKQEDIWTHEIPCIAHNVRPPTN is encoded by the exons ATGCTGTCATTCACTGATCAGCCCGACTTTGATTACGCCGCCTTCCTCCAAGCTGACGATATCACTTTTGGCGAGGGTGCCCAGACCCAACAGCAAGTACCATCAGATTCCTCAGACAAAGCTACCCCACCAAGCACAACGTCAGGGTCCAGTAGTGAACTTATTGCTCGACCTTCGGCTCAGAAACAAAGACTTGAGCGAAGAGGCCATACTAAAAGTCGAAGAGGTTGTTACAACTGCAAGAGAAGGCGTATCAAG GAGACTCGGCCTGCGTGTGGCCACTGCACCAAGACGGGCCTGAAGTGCGAGTATCCATCTATGCCTCAGATCACACATCAG CCGCATCACCAGATTCCTCTGTTCAGTCTCCAGGACATGCGCTTCTTCCAGCACTTTCTGACGCAATGCTACCCTCATCATCCCTTGAAGCAAGAGGACATCTGGACCCATGAGATCCCATGCATTGCTCACAACGTACGGCCTCCCACCAACTAA
- a CDS encoding hypothetical protein (EggNog:ENOG41) yields the protein MNHRIKAIRAIKKRLAETARSSMDYEEANAMVATCYALTFQSVSLDDGLAEYLTFIRGIMIVGMQMLFRGIKPIFENMLEPDQDALLEPLMQGLPLIPKGYTDSAMEALTNLKPLCERPVEVEYHQHLVKMAEKLYVNSWDAYKAYTAQYGWWMLLPHDTFQALIDPDNQVMMLLHSHWVAINEIMSPISGQERNVSEKYPPQRDDQPQLDPGFARWLKHINANIDLEHQIYNQWPMWVEEQLDNDITFFGRV from the exons ATGAACCACCGTATCAAGGCAATAAGAGCAATAAAGAAACGCCTGGCCGAGACTGCCAGAAGCTCAATGGACTACGAGGAAGCGAACGCCATGGTAGCTACTTGTTACGCTCTTACATTCCAGTCCGTGAGTTTGGATGACGGACTGGCGGAGTATCTGACATTCATCCGTGGTATTATGATCGTGGGAATGCAAATGCTGTTCCGAGGTATAAAGCCGATATTCGAAAATATGTTGGAACCGGATCAGGATGCTTTACTAGAACCACTAATGCAGGGCCTCCCACTAATTCCAAAGGGCTATACGGACTCTGCAATGGAGGCTCTTACAAACCTCAAGCCACTTTGTGAGCGGCCAGTCGAAGTTGAGtatcatcagcatctcgtCAAAATGGCCGAAAAGCTCTACGTCAACTCGTGGGATG CATATAAAGCATACACGGCACAATACGGCTGGTGGATGTTACTTCCACACGACACCTTTCAAGCTCTTATTGACCCCGATAACCAGGTCATGATGCTGCTTCACTCACATTGGGTTGCCATCAACGAGATCATGTCTCCTATCAGTGGGCAAGAACGAAACGTATCTGAAAAGTACCCTCCACAGAGAGATGACCAGCCACAACTTGATCCTGGCTTTGCTCGATGGCTTAAACATATTAATGCTAATATCGATCTTGAGCACCAAATTTATAATCAGTGGCCGATGTGGGTGGAGGAACAGTTGGATAATGATATTACTTTCTTTGGAAGGGTTTAA
- a CDS encoding hypothetical protein (EggNog:ENOG41) encodes MELFISILACTLSGVLADDTEVSTWAETEIPEWATVNGMQLSLSANPGLQFAVIPLTSNLGLNDSTGRVIDIIHINGNMIATDSSNYNKVTDKDDIAYLSCDEPKGDSFLSPNKMLNTLMQLEPHIKAIVLYSTSNTWCAIDPVDKLPFTSILSMADGGEATQALNLLNGTSRGEVVKASIFGNNTDNTLPKDESKGGSNTAAMSVLYAITGLITLLFLVIITTGAVRAHRYPERYGPRGALGGRPRQSRAKGLARAVLDTIPIVKFGNQTPTKPDPELELENTDGNDTVTQRTASRLSEARQSDGAPAPGGVTNAVPAATRASSSPESAEDETSDHLGCSICTEDFTVGEDVRVLPCKHQYHPACVDPWLINVSGTCPLCRYDLRPDKGHASAEADVGDSSTLPPPLAMEGAENDAPQSSHRNRLSRLFDINRLREGTVEEQMEALRQMRAETNENNNQETTEVTEVAEGESQGQSARFAARLRERFRIRTRAQAAGDHESQRGS; translated from the exons ATGgaactcttcatctccatcctAGCCTGCACTCTCTCAGGTGTCCTTGCAGATGACACTGAAGTCTCTACATGGGCCGAAACCGAAATCCCCGAATGGGCCACAGTCAACGGCATGCAACTCTCGTTGTCAGCGAACCCCGGGCTGCAATTTGCTGTGATCCCTCTTACGTCGAATCTGGGACTTAACGATTCCACAGGTCGAGTAATAGAT ATCATTCATATCAATGGTAATATGATCGCGACAGACTCTTCAAATTACAACAAAGTGACTGACAAAGACGATATCGCCTATCTGTCATGCGACGAACCCAAAGGCGACTCTTTTCTCAGTCCCAACAAGATGCTCAACACATTGATGCAGCTCGAACCACATATCAAAGCGATAGTCCTGTATTCTACGTCCAACACATGGTGTGCCATCGACCCAGTCGACAAACTTCCATTTACGAGTATCTTGTCCATGGCCGATGGAGGCGAGGCCACACAAGCCCTCAACCTTTTGAATGGTACCAGCCGTGGTGAAGTTGTCAAAGCGAGCATCTTCGGCAACAATACGGACAACACGTTGCCGAAGGATGAGAGCAAAGGGGGTAGCAACACGGCTGCCATGAGTGTTTTGTACGCCATCACTGGCCTGATCACTCTGCTATTCTTGGTCATCATCACGACAGGTGCTGTGAGAGCCCATAGATATCCTGAAAGATACGGGCCACGAGGTGCACTTGGCGGGCGGCCACGGCAGAGCCGCGCCAAGGGACTTGCTCGGGCTGTACTGGACACGATCCCAATTGTCAAGTTTGGAAACCAGACACCTACAAAGCCAGACCCCGAATTGGAATTGGAAAATACGGACGGCAACGATACTGTCACGCAACGAACTGCGTCACGCCTCAGTGAGGCCAGACAGTCTGACGGGGCTCCGGCACCAGGTGGGGTGACCAATGCCGTACCAGCCGCGACTAGGGCATCGTCTTCTCCCGAGAGTGCCGAAGACGAGACGAGCGACCACTTAGGATGCTCTATCTGCACCGAAGACTTTACGGTTGGAGAAGATGTTAGAGTATTGCCCTGCAAGCATCAGTATCATCCGGCATGTGTTGACCCATGGCTGATTAACGTATCGGGCACGTGTCCATTATG CCGCTATGATTTACGACCAGACAAGGGTCATGCATCTGCGGAGGCGGACGTTGGCGACTCTAGCACGCTGCCGCCACCTTTGGCAATGGAGGGTGCTGAGAACGACGCGCCTCAGTCATCTCACCGTAATCGACTCTCGAGACTTTTTGATATTAACCGCCTTCGAGAGGGGACCGTGGAAGAACAAATGGAAGCATTACGCCAGATGCGGGCGGAAACTAATGAAAATAACAATCAAGAGACAACAGAGGTTACTGAAGTTGCCGAAGGCGAGTCGCAAGGCCAAAGTGCACGATTTGCGGCGAGGCTTCGCGAGAGATTTAGAATCCGCACACGCGCTCAAGCCGCCGGAGATCATGAAAGTCAACGGGGGAGCTAG
- a CDS encoding hypothetical protein (EggNog:ENOG41), whose protein sequence is MSYIASARRRRPQEFFLPNGKKIIASLPEDLESLREEHGKRNDVQVEVVIHGSPEHCDYLRETRDHHESRRAHFRQRHGPAFDEWEDMQSQLDIVNSHLERLSTNTSALSANFDKFGYGAELRTYDDDDPLPAADSSNMSTSDTLSVGSGGGQPRLGETIKLFKRPVVKQWFHKGLLWRASENTEIMAIELFFDLLYVGIIHVNGEHVWAEPTSKELLRFAITFIMSWKIWSDITLILSWFETDDVFTRLEILFEIACLLGFSTNMTYAFYPGEHNTYTMLVSFYVAARFRGVFHFLYTGYLLPMVRGVMFCQALNIIVPAALWIASIHVEMPSRLGLIWVAITLDMCGQSILTGIYQYGRKATHNKTIVKYLSGIFEFFPAVNIEHRVERTNAFVSLVFGYSVMGPMFQSHGGYTVDVFLGKAVLGLCQAFVFNWIYFDVDGSNINIHAIRRSVISSSVWHYAHLPFIMGYILASAGLSKLVWIADTPDANPEHLTEHYIERSDPEMDDGIRYFYCQGLAVALFFMGVISVTHDHRHPATRRLSKKTRLANRLLVCLILFLLPLAKSLNSLNLISITLALSVWVLLLELFGKSCRNDPFIGEKQGCSVRYRCKCSKKDLENANLNEKEQIPSTEVLELGPREKTAVPEVQE, encoded by the exons ATGTCATACATTGCCTCTGCTCGACGTCGGCGGCCACAGGAGTTCTTTCTGCCAAacggcaagaagatcattgCCTCCCTGCCCGAAGATCTCGAGTCTTTACGTGAAGAACATGGAAAGCGAAATGATGTTCAGGTTGAAGTTGTCATCCACGGATCTCCAGAACATTGCGACTATCTAAGAGAGACCCGAGATCACCACGAGAGTCGCCGTGCTCACTTTCGACAACGGCATGGACCTGCCTTTGACGAGTGGGAGGATATGCAGAGCCAACTTGATATCGTCAACAGCCACCTGGAACGGCTCTCTACCAACACGTCTGCTCTGAGTGCCAATTTCGACAAGTTTGGTTATGGTGCTGAGCTCCGAacttatgatgatgatgaccccTTACCAGCTGCTGACTCTTCCAACATGTCAACTTCGGATACACTCTCAGTCGGCTCTGGTGGAGGTCAGCCTCGACTAGGAGAAACTATCAAACTTTTTAAGAGGCCAGTGGTCAAGCAATGGTTTCACAAAGGGTTGTTGTGGCGTGCTTCAGAAAACACCGAGATCATGGCCATTGAGCTGTTCTTTGATCTTCTCTATG TCGGCATCATTCATGTCAACGGCGAGCATGTCTGGGCTGAGCCTACCAGCAAAGAGCTGCTTCGCTTCGCAATCACGTTCATCATGTCATGGAAGATTTGGTCCGATATCACTCTGATCCTGAGCTGGTTTGAGACGGACGATGTCTTTACACGGCTTGAGATTCTGTTCGAGATTGCTTGTCTCCTGGG GTTCTCGACCAATATGACATATGCATTTTATCCTGGCGAGCACAATACCTACACTATGCTGGTATCGTTCTATGTCGCTGCTCGTTTCAGAGGTGTCTTCCACTTCTTGTACACTGGGTACCTACTGCCAATGGTGCGAGGTGTTATGTTCTGCCAAGCTCTCAACATAATTGTGCCAGCAGCCCTGTGGATCGCTAGTATTCATGTTGAGATGCCTTCTCGTCTGGGACTCATCTGGGTTGCCATCACCTTGGATATGTGCGGCCAGAGCATCCTCACTGGAATTTACCAATACGGCCGTAAGGCTACTCATAACAAAACCATTGTCAAGTATCTCTCGGGGATCTTCGAGTTCTTTCCAGCCGTCAATATTGAGCATCGTGTTGAACGAACCAATGCCTTTGTCTCGCTGGTGTTTGGGTACTCTGTCATGGGACCAATGTTTCAGAGCCACGGAGGATATACCGTTGATGTGTTCTTGGGGAAGGCCGTTCTGGGTCTTTGCCAGGCGTTTGTGTTTAACTGGATCTATTTTGATGTGGATGGCAGCAACATCAATATCCATGCTATTCGACGCTCCGTGATATCCT CGTCCGTATGGCACTACGCCCATCTCCCGTTCATCATGGGCTACATTCTCGCATCTGCCGGGCTATCTAAGCTCGTCTGGATCGCAGATACCCCGGATGCCAACCCTGAGCATCTTACGGAACACTATATCGAGCGTTCAGACCCCGAGATGGATGACGGTATCCGGTACTTCTACTGTCAAGGCCTTGCTGTGGCCTTGTTCTTTATGGGGGTCATTTCAGTCACTCATGATCATCGCCATCCAGCAACTAGACGCCTGTCCAAGAAGACGCGGTTGGCCAATAGACTTCTCGTCTGCCTCATCTTGTTTCTCTTGCCATTGGCTAAGAGCCTTAACTCGCTGAACCTGATATCCATCACTTTGGCTCTCTCTGTGTGggtgttgctgctggagTTGTTTGGCAAATCGTGCCGTAACGACCCGTTCATTGGTGAGAAGCAGGGGTGCTCGGTGAGGTACAGGTGTAAATGCAGTAAGAAGGATCTCGAGAATGCCAACTTGAATGAGAAGGAACAAATCCCATCGACTGAGGTGCTTGAGCTGGGACCCAGAGAGAAAACCGCTGTTCCTGAAGTGCAAGAATAG